GGgattgcctctttgtgatgttaagttcctgtgttatacagtatatgccttgagctcttattttgaaggcgctaagggcggaagtggtgacacattgtaatgtaaccgagggtttatatatgtcgcctgtagtgtataaaactacaaaataacaaacacggaggcacCAGTTTTATCACTTTATTTcctttctttcaaaaacctccgctccactacaacgtgtcaccactttcgctcttagcgccttcaaaataagagctcaaggcatatactgtataacaggaacttaacatcacaaagaggcaaacccataaaaataggttacactaATATACAAATGTCGATATTAAAAGGACAACGATAACAATTGCACTTAATGTACTGGTGGAGGTGGGCGGATCGTTCCCAATATCACAGCATAGACTTCAATGGCAGTATCCGTGTCGGGTCGATACTATAGCATAGTGAGATAGATAACTTCCCGTTCTTTTATATGTTTTCTTGTTGTGGCGTTTTAGACTAAAACTCACCCCAGGGAGTGCCAACTGTAAAATGTACGTCAAGTTAATACGAGGACAGGAAGAAGCCAAAGTATTTGTTAAAGACGTAAAGGAAcatcgttaaccgtgttacaaaaaagatcaattagactgatacataatgttagatatagagcagtggtccccaaccttggccgcggcccggtaccggtccgtggatcgattggtactgggccgcacaagaaatacaataaaaatttattttttatttatttattaaatcaacataaaaaacagaagatacacttaaaattagtgcaccaacccaaaaaacctccctcccccattcacactcattcacacaaagggttgtttctttctgttattaatatttctggttcctacattatatatcaatatatatcaatacagtctgcaagggatacagtccataagcacacatgattgtatttttttatgacgaaaaaaaaaaaaaaaaaataccagtcTTACTTGCATTGTGACGACACAGTCGAAGTGACGTCACATGAACATTACGTTATTGTACAACGtgtgaaatgtttaaattaaACTCAATTGCAATCCTTTTTAGggatgtggaccccgacttaaacaagttgaaaaacttattcgggtgttaccatttagtggtcaattgtacggaatatgtactgtactttgcaatctactaataaaagtttcaatcaatcaatcaattaatgtaaTGACGCATTCTAAAAAGCATCATCCATTTGTGTGTGTTGAAGAAATGAACGCATTAACAGCAAGATAGTATTTTAGACTGTAAAATGCTGCAAactaatgtactgtatatgttttctTTGTATTTCTGATTAATGTGTGTTATCACAGATAACATCAAAATAGCAAATTAGGTTGCAACCACCGGTTAATTACAATCTCCTACAATGGGATGAAataatttagtttatttcaatATTAGATAGGGATTTTATGGAAAGCAGCACAGGCAATTAAGGCTGGTAATTATTACAGACAACTTTTTACAATTTACACAGCGTTCCCTCGCCAAAACCTGTGGCAGCTCTGAACGCTCCTTTCCAAAGTTTTTAAAGACTCAGTGGATGTCAGACTCAGACAAGTGATACGTTATTGCAGTTTTTACATCTTCAGAGCTGCTTTGCTCGGTGGCCAGCACCGTCTCCACAGGGAAAGACAAATATAAACactcttctttcatttttttcgtgGAAGGGGTATCCCCCGGACAAAAGGGCAGATTGGAGGGGTTGTTTAGTGACCTTCGTTTCACGTCCTTCTTCTCCTCTTTGTAGGCTGCTTTCATGTTGGCTATCACCTGGAAAAGACACGCGTTCAGAGAAAATGTCTCACAGGCCTTCAAATACTATATATAAAGAATAGACCAATGAACCAAAAACATTTGTCAATAGGCAAAAAATATCCCTCAATAagcatatgtatataatatatatacacatacatatatatgtacagtacagaccTAAAGTTAGGACAACTTCTCATTCAattggttttctttattttcatgactatttacattgtagattgtcacatcaaaactatgaatgaacacatgtggagttatgtacttaacaaaaaaaggtgaaataactgaacatgtggtttttattctagtttcatcaaaatagccaccctttgctctaattactgctttacacactcttggcattctctccatgagcttcaagaggtagtcacctgaaatgtgtTTTGATAGTTTTAGTTTTGaaatcatagttttgatgccttcagtgacaatctacaatgtaaatagtcatgaaaataaagaaaacacattgaaatgacgtgtgtccaaacttttggcatgtactgtgtgtgtgtatatatatccattttatatatatatatatacagtatatatatatatatatatatatatatatatatatatatatatatatatatatatatatatatatatatatatatatatatgtatatatatatatatatatatatggatacagtatatatatatatttatgtatatatatatatatatatacatatatatatacatatgtatatatatatatatatatatatatatatatatatatatatatatatatatacacacacatgtatatatgtacaggtatatatatttGTCAATAGTGTAACATAAttaagtacatatatatgtatagacatatatatatacacacacacatacatacatacatatgtataatatatatatatctatatatacatatacatgtatatacatatatatacagtatatacacatacatatatatatacatacatacatatatatatatagatagtactttattgattatacatatacacacacacacacacacacacacacacacacacacacacacacacacacacacacacacacacacatacacacacacacacacacacatatatataccgtaatttccggactataagccgcacctgactataagccgcagggttttgatgtgtaattaccgtagtatataggggttcctgctaccacggaggggattgtcaggacagagatgactgtttgggaacgcaaagcgtcccatttattaacaataaatctttcaatcattcaatcaaactttcacatctttgacatggcgaacagcattcgtgcagagtacaaataatacaacggtgcaaagtaatacaaagtgctcgcctgtacgttatcaaaataaccagcctaccggtatatgaaaagtcagtctttaatcattgtgtcatcgtcttcctcctgcgtactaaaaccaccgaaatcctcttcgtcggtgtcggagaagaacaggccgtaaataagccgcacccttgtataagccgcagggaccagaacgaggggaaaaagtagcggcttatagtccggaaattacggtatatatatatatatatatacacacacaagttaTGTACTTAATTATGTTACACTattgacaaatatatatatatatatatatatatatatatatatgtatatatatatatatatatatatatatatagtcgcagttttttcatagtttggcgggggtgcgacttatactcaggagcgacttatgtgtgaaattgttaacacattaccgtaaaatatcaaataatattatttatctcattcacgtaagagactagacgtataagatttcatgggatttagcgattaggagtgacagattgtttggtaaacgtatagcatgttctatatgttatagttatttgaatgactcttaccataatatgttacgataacacaccaggcacgttctcagttggttatttatgcctcatataacgtacacttattcagcctgttgttcactattctttatttattttaaattgcctttcaaatgtctattcttggtgttggcttttatcaaatacatttcccccaaaaatgcgacttatactccagtgcgacttatatatgtttttttccttctttattatgcattttcggccggtgcgacttatactccgaaaaatacggtaaatatgtgtttagttgctgaggtttaattgtctattgatcaaagatactcatcaatgaaggagataaataaaaaatgaaatgaaaaaaatgaaataaattaccAATTGCTTAACAGTGTTCTGCTGTTCCTGCATTATCGTCATATACGTTGAAACCTTCTCCTCGAAAGAATACTCGTCTGACTCTTCTTCATATCCAAGTGGACCAAGTGTAGCCTGTATGGTATGAAAGGACATTTAGATAGCAGAAAAGTAGCCGCATGTGGAATTCTATTAGCCTGTGCCTTACCTGTTTTGGTGTGTTAGCCTTCCGGTTAAACATGAGAGCGTAAGGAGTGAACTTTGTCGTCGGGTTGACGGACGTCCTGAATagaaacagcacggggtccaggAAGTCGTCCCAATCTGCCTGCTTGTCCGTCACCATCTGAAAGATGGCCTCCTTTAGCAAGGGACTGGTGCAGTCATGCAGCGGGTTAAGCTGAGGTTGATCCAGAGGAGAGACCTTCTGCACGACGCCCCATCTGTTACACAGCAGATTTGTCACCTGGCGAAAAGAAACCACATCATTTTGACCCACGGCTTTCCCAACATTTCTTACCTACTGACGGATCAACTTTGTTGGAACATCATTGACTTACGTCTCACCTCATCACAGAAGTCTGCGCTCTGTGCGCACACCATTGTTTTAGGGGCGCCAAACCTGAAAACAGGATTACAGAATTCTAAAACAGAACAATACTTGCTAGAAATCCAGAATCAAAATGTTATCAAATTATTTTCTACCGTCATCTAGACAATTTTATTCAAATATTTTAAAAGACTCGGGATCTCCCAACACATTTTTCACTTCCGAGATTGATCAGATACGATATCATCCCAAATCATagaacatatttttattattctgTAGTAAGAAATGTTGGtaatactttagtatggggaacatattctaagtaacaaatacttaatttagagttatttgggcactaggggaacatattctaagtaacaaagacttaatttagagcaggggtcaccaacctttttgaaaccaagagctacttcttgggtactgattaatgcgaagggctaccagtttgatacacaccgcgttggtgacccctgatttagagttatttgggcactaggggaacatattctaagtaacaacgacttcatttagagttatttggacactaggggaacatattctaattgccagaaatagccaatttgctcaatttacctttaactctatgttatgaacataattaatg
This genomic interval from Entelurus aequoreus isolate RoL-2023_Sb linkage group LG06, RoL_Eaeq_v1.1, whole genome shotgun sequence contains the following:
- the zgc:113436 gene encoding gypsy retrotransposon integrase-like protein 1 isoform X1, with protein sequence MLSVDSLQVAEEEVVDSSATKLGDIFTLMAKGCFPQSMLDHPVRKKNLRRYSKKFIIDDGKLYYVGLKKEEKREVVIEAERKRQIFLDCHFNDIGHHLGQKKTVHRIQRKYYWLGIIKDVVDWIKVCDICQHTERNKNRARTVRPIQVDAPWDIIGIDLIGPFPETQQGNTHATLLIDYFSKWPEAFAVQKTDAVSVARCISKCMSRFGAPKTMVCAQSADFCDEVTNLLCNRWGVVQKVSPLDQPQLNPLHDCTSPLLKEAIFQMVTDKQADWDDFLDPVLFLFRTSVNPTTKFTPYALMFNRKANTPKQATLGPLGYEEESDEYSFEEKVSTYMTIMQEQQNTVKQLVIANMKAAYKEEKKDVKRRSLNNPSNLPFCPGDTPSTKKMKEECLYLSFPVETVLATEQSSSEDVKTAITYHLSESDIH